In a single window of the Anaerotruncus rubiinfantis genome:
- a CDS encoding carbon starvation CstA family protein produces the protein MITFVLCIVLLIVGFMTYGKVVEKVFGPDDRETPAVSLADGVDYVPMGNKRIFLIQLLNIAGLGPITGALMGALWGPVVYLWIVFGTIFAGAVHDYMTGMLSMRNRGGSISEIVGTYLGGGMKQVMRVFSTFLLLMVGTVFAVGPSALLAMLTPESLDKNFWLVVVLIYYFLATLLPIDKLIGKIYPFFGACLIIMAVGVGMGLVIYNITGFGGFGETALTIHMPELWDNFANLHPSDMPIWPFMFITVACGAISGFHATQSPLMARCLKSEKGGRKIFYGAMVAEGVIAMVWAAAGVCVYNSTGGLSAMLNDPNIGPNGVVYNTCMSILGPVGGVLAMIGVIACPISSGDTAFRSARLTVADWFKIDQHPIKQRLALTIPVLAFGAIVGGFVDYAIVWRYFSWSNQTLAMIALWAAAVYLWQQKKAYWMAAIPATFMSAVSATYFLAAPECLGLMRAGQLGLAYGIGAVIAAIFLAIFLKTTVLSKKDTAAAA, from the coding sequence ATGATTACCTTTGTCCTTTGTATCGTATTGCTGATCGTGGGATTTATGACCTATGGCAAGGTCGTGGAAAAAGTGTTCGGTCCGGATGACCGCGAGACGCCTGCAGTTTCTCTGGCGGATGGCGTCGACTACGTCCCGATGGGCAACAAGCGTATTTTCCTCATCCAGCTGCTCAATATCGCGGGGCTCGGCCCGATCACCGGCGCTTTGATGGGCGCCCTGTGGGGCCCGGTCGTTTACCTCTGGATCGTGTTCGGAACCATCTTCGCGGGCGCCGTGCATGACTACATGACCGGCATGCTTTCGATGCGCAACCGCGGCGGGAGCATCTCGGAGATCGTCGGCACCTACCTTGGCGGCGGTATGAAACAGGTCATGCGCGTGTTCTCTACCTTCCTGCTGCTCATGGTCGGAACAGTTTTTGCGGTCGGTCCGTCGGCTCTGCTCGCAATGCTCACGCCGGAATCACTCGACAAAAATTTCTGGCTTGTCGTCGTGCTGATCTATTACTTCCTGGCGACCCTCTTGCCGATCGACAAGCTCATCGGCAAGATTTACCCGTTTTTTGGCGCCTGCCTCATCATTATGGCAGTCGGCGTCGGAATGGGGCTTGTGATCTATAATATCACCGGCTTCGGCGGATTTGGCGAAACCGCGCTCACCATCCATATGCCGGAACTGTGGGACAATTTTGCAAATCTGCATCCGTCCGATATGCCGATCTGGCCGTTTATGTTCATCACGGTGGCCTGCGGCGCAATTTCCGGCTTCCATGCGACCCAGTCCCCGCTGATGGCGCGCTGCCTCAAATCCGAGAAGGGCGGCCGCAAGATTTTCTACGGCGCGATGGTTGCGGAAGGCGTCATCGCCATGGTGTGGGCAGCGGCCGGCGTCTGCGTCTACAATTCCACCGGCGGGCTGTCTGCAATGCTCAATGACCCGAATATTGGCCCGAACGGCGTGGTCTACAACACCTGTATGTCGATCCTTGGCCCGGTCGGCGGCGTGCTTGCCATGATCGGCGTCATCGCCTGCCCGATCTCTTCGGGTGATACGGCATTCCGTTCCGCGCGGCTCACCGTCGCGGACTGGTTTAAGATCGACCAGCATCCGATCAAGCAGCGTCTCGCACTTACTATCCCGGTGCTCGCGTTCGGCGCGATCGTAGGCGGCTTCGTCGATTACGCAATTGTCTGGAGGTACTTCTCCTGGTCGAACCAGACCCTGGCCATGATCGCCCTGTGGGCGGCGGCGGTCTATCTGTGGCAGCAGAAGAAGGCCTACTGGATGGCGGCCATCCCGGCGACCTTTATGTCGGCGGTCAGCGCCACCTATTTCCTCGCAGCCCCCGAATGCCTCGGGCTGATGCGGGCCGGACAGCTTGGGCTGGCCTATGGCATCGGTGCGGTGATCGCGGCAATTTTCCTCGCCATATTCCTCAAAACCACCGTACTGAGCAAAAAAGACACCGCTGCAGCGGCATAG
- a CDS encoding hydrolase produces the protein MSYLPSIAQAQELLEQYNQEPFHLRHAAIVSGVMAYFAKEYDPDNLIFWTVAGLLHDLDFEQFPQEHCIKGQELMREAGLDEKLIRACASHGWGITVDLKPEHIMEKVLYATDELTGLIGAVAIMRPSKSVSDLELKSVKKKFKDKKFAAGCSRDVIEKGAELLGWELDDLIQRTIDAMRSLIGVIDGI, from the coding sequence ATGTCTTATCTGCCAAGCATTGCACAGGCCCAGGAACTGCTGGAACAGTATAATCAGGAACCGTTCCACCTGCGCCACGCGGCGATCGTTTCGGGCGTGATGGCCTATTTTGCAAAGGAATATGATCCGGACAACCTGATTTTCTGGACGGTCGCGGGGCTTCTGCACGACCTCGACTTCGAGCAGTTTCCCCAGGAGCACTGTATCAAGGGCCAGGAGCTGATGCGGGAGGCGGGCCTTGACGAGAAGCTCATCCGTGCCTGCGCAAGCCACGGCTGGGGAATTACGGTGGACCTGAAGCCGGAGCATATCATGGAGAAGGTCCTTTACGCGACCGACGAGCTCACCGGGCTGATCGGCGCGGTTGCGATCATGCGTCCGTCGAAAAGCGTGAGCGACCTCGAGCTCAAATCGGTCAAGAAGAAATTCAAGGACAAAAAGTTTGCGGCGGGCTGTTCCCGCGACGTGATTGAAAAAGGCGCCGAGTTGCTTGGATGGGAGCTCGACGACCTTATCCAGCGCACGATCGACGCGATGCGCAGCCTCATCGGCGTGATTGATGGAATCTGA
- a CDS encoding LytTR family DNA-binding domain-containing protein: MKITIEQDAACAEPEVKITCREMDEGLLRIVAALRALDHKLSGISEGRTFVFEPDEIYYFESVDKRTFLYTADRVCETPLRLYELEGKLCHGDFFRASKSVIVNLSRIRMLNPMLGGKIEVVLENGERLMVSRQYVPMLKEKLGL; this comes from the coding sequence ATGAAGATCACCATAGAGCAGGATGCGGCCTGCGCGGAACCTGAGGTGAAAATCACCTGCAGGGAAATGGACGAAGGGCTTTTGCGGATTGTCGCGGCGCTGCGGGCGCTGGATCACAAGCTTTCGGGTATTTCGGAAGGGCGTACCTTCGTCTTTGAACCGGACGAGATCTATTACTTTGAAAGCGTTGACAAACGCACCTTTCTTTACACCGCCGACCGGGTGTGCGAGACGCCGCTGCGCCTCTACGAGCTGGAGGGTAAGCTGTGCCATGGGGATTTCTTCCGCGCATCCAAGTCGGTCATTGTAAATCTGTCCCGCATCCGGATGCTCAACCCGATGCTGGGCGGCAAGATCGAGGTCGTTTTGGAAAACGGGGAACGCCTGATGGTTTCACGCCAATACGTGCCCATGCTCAAGGAGAAGCTGGGACTTTAA
- a CDS encoding DUF3021 family protein: MSKLINWAIAFKPLMLMYFAAGVFIMMFWDLIWGRAGSLPTVLLWQIFLAAVLLTITHLGFFPENKPFSRRDFVLHILCNYVIMAAMAFGFGWVSAATFQSAVVFTGIFAVFYAAAFTGFYLYYRELRGQLNEKLMQYKQG; the protein is encoded by the coding sequence GTGAGTAAACTGATAAACTGGGCAATCGCTTTTAAACCGCTGATGCTTATGTATTTTGCGGCGGGGGTGTTTATCATGATGTTCTGGGATCTCATCTGGGGGCGTGCCGGCAGCCTGCCGACCGTGCTGCTCTGGCAGATCTTTCTCGCGGCGGTGCTGCTGACCATCACGCATCTGGGCTTTTTTCCGGAGAATAAGCCGTTTTCCAGACGGGATTTTGTGCTGCATATCCTCTGTAACTATGTGATCATGGCAGCTATGGCTTTTGGCTTTGGCTGGGTTTCGGCGGCCACATTCCAAAGCGCCGTCGTTTTCACTGGGATCTTTGCGGTGTTTTATGCGGCGGCGTTCACCGGGTTTTATCTCTATTACCGGGAACTGCGCGGCCAGCTCAATGAGAAGCTCATGCAGTATAAGCAGGGTTGA
- a CDS encoding exonuclease SbcCD subunit D — protein MRILHTSDWHLGIALHGVPLLEDQREMVARLIETVRAEKIDAVVAAGDLFDHAVARPETIGLYNDAMVALCRDCRVPVLVIAGNHDGAARLASCSVLLREAGLYVSGRLTDPVEPVVIGSAAFFLLPYFNTEEARYLYPQEQIRGYSDAMAAVTKRMRDRFLPDRCNILAAHCFACGAEVSESDRAAAVGGASQVDPSVFEGFDYVALGHLHRAQQFGAARYSGSPLAYSFSEAGQEKSFTIFDTDDGSVREVLVAPRRMLRVLSGEFDRVYEAAQLDERREDYLKIELTDCYAGLEKLELFREIYPNLLLLTGRAAQMEENAGSLTVEELSHMGPRELVTRFCTEVAGEAPDEEQLAWFDEAARETEGEVAQ, from the coding sequence ATGCGCATCCTGCATACCTCCGACTGGCATCTGGGCATCGCATTACATGGCGTGCCGCTGCTTGAAGACCAGCGGGAGATGGTTGCCCGGCTCATCGAAACGGTGCGGGCGGAAAAAATAGACGCGGTCGTTGCCGCTGGCGACCTGTTTGACCATGCGGTTGCACGGCCGGAGACGATCGGACTTTACAACGACGCGATGGTCGCGCTCTGCCGGGACTGCCGCGTGCCGGTTCTGGTGATCGCCGGCAACCATGACGGCGCGGCGCGGCTCGCATCCTGTTCGGTACTTCTGCGGGAGGCCGGACTCTATGTCTCGGGCAGATTGACCGATCCGGTGGAGCCGGTTGTCATCGGCAGCGCGGCGTTTTTTCTGCTGCCGTACTTTAATACCGAAGAGGCGCGGTATCTCTATCCGCAGGAACAGATCCGCGGCTATTCGGACGCGATGGCCGCCGTGACGAAGCGGATGCGGGACCGTTTTTTGCCGGACCGGTGCAACATTCTGGCCGCGCACTGCTTTGCTTGCGGGGCTGAGGTGTCGGAGAGCGACCGCGCCGCCGCGGTCGGCGGTGCGAGCCAGGTCGACCCGTCGGTTTTTGAAGGGTTTGATTATGTCGCGCTGGGACACCTGCACCGCGCGCAGCAGTTCGGCGCGGCCCGTTACAGCGGTTCTCCGCTTGCCTATTCCTTTTCGGAGGCGGGGCAGGAAAAGTCCTTCACCATCTTCGACACGGACGACGGTTCGGTGCGGGAAGTCCTGGTCGCGCCCCGGCGGATGCTGCGGGTGCTGTCGGGAGAGTTCGACCGGGTATACGAGGCGGCGCAGCTGGACGAAAGGCGGGAAGACTATCTTAAAATCGAGTTGACCGACTGTTACGCGGGACTCGAAAAACTGGAACTGTTTCGGGAAATTTATCCAAATCTGCTGCTCTTGACCGGCAGGGCGGCACAGATGGAGGAGAATGCCGGAAGCCTTACGGTGGAGGAACTTTCGCATATGGGTCCGCGCGAGCTGGTGACCCGGTTCTGCACCGAGGTGGCTGGCGAGGCCCCGGACGAGGAACAACTCGCGTGGTTCGATGAGGCGGCGCGGGAAACCGAAGGGGAGGTGGCGCAGTGA
- a CDS encoding AAA family ATPase, with amino-acid sequence MIPVSITFEAFGPYVEKQQVDFGRFMPGGLVLIHGETGAGKTVILDAMTYALYGRSSGGARGDLAAMRCLTAPDLAAMRCLTAPDSAVTRVEYIFDLRDRRYRFARSLKVRKKRSGALEYLPEQQAWFLDGEGNFAPFFENPRLRDVEGKAQELIGLSYEQFCQVMILPQGQFEKLLVARSDEKEAVLVSLFHAERWQQIAERLCAKANLMRQKIDAEQLSMKAALEGFGCADTEELAVRLAGVERALGEMRSAREALAKELSLRREALERAVQADRLFSEQKEKRAVVDTFEKNRPLYEEEARKLALALAAARLIPACERQNACREKACRCEAAAEEAAQELARAQAARDAAQERLSKLEISRPQNEQAKAELAKLSALRESYEKLEGAKAAAKQAQEFWEAADGAAREQQAALEEATRRRDGLAQERARLFEAFTAKLPALRETLAARERAREFLERRAAQMEQLARDEAESAALQAQRDACQCALEQAEAEYAACSRRYLDDAAGRLAQSLGEGAPCPVCGSPHHPAPHRSAENGPSRAALEKFGEQVQAARRALADCEARFAGTAARLSQQREALFVLGREMEKLPPYDPKEHAAARQELENALEQDAERAALSQKLQMAEEALAKLAERSEPLRQALTQAVQQKERTAAQYQALLSQRDAAAGDLPGLCGRIETLSKNIAEFDQFYERAGHAHSQAAQELARAEEAARHLRAQAGETLKEQKAEQERLREMLENEGFSDVREVYEAAIPEPQRQARETHLRRERMQWEAAQGRLRELAGQLDGQEPPDLAAMRRDLKSRETEKETLDFKWGEQQQECERIAGTLAALEKRGKALVEKRAVYDRLSGFGKLLRGDSGVSLRRYVLGVMLSSITAEANRLLKNVHGGRYQLYRTLEGSGRSRKAGLDLEVLDAHAGKRRPVAGLSGGEKFLVSLSLALGLSAVVQSQSGGIRMDAMFIDEGFGSLDPGSIADALDVLASVRGSRRLVGIISHVAALRENIDASIEVVKERAGSRLVLHA; translated from the coding sequence GTGATCCCGGTTTCGATCACCTTTGAGGCGTTTGGACCGTATGTGGAAAAGCAGCAGGTCGATTTTGGGCGGTTTATGCCCGGGGGGCTGGTGCTCATCCACGGGGAGACCGGCGCTGGAAAGACGGTTATCCTGGATGCGATGACCTACGCGCTCTACGGCCGCAGCAGCGGAGGCGCGCGCGGCGACCTCGCGGCGATGCGGTGCCTGACCGCGCCGGACCTCGCGGCGATGCGGTGCCTGACCGCGCCGGACAGCGCGGTCACAAGGGTGGAATATATTTTCGATCTGCGCGACCGGCGATACCGGTTTGCGCGGTCGCTGAAGGTGCGCAAAAAACGTTCCGGCGCGCTCGAATACCTGCCGGAACAGCAGGCCTGGTTCCTCGACGGAGAGGGGAACTTCGCGCCGTTTTTTGAAAATCCGCGCCTGCGGGATGTGGAGGGCAAAGCGCAGGAATTGATCGGCCTTTCCTATGAGCAGTTCTGCCAGGTTATGATCCTGCCGCAGGGCCAGTTTGAAAAACTGTTGGTCGCGCGGTCGGATGAAAAGGAAGCGGTGCTCGTGAGCCTGTTCCATGCCGAACGCTGGCAGCAGATTGCGGAACGGCTCTGCGCAAAGGCGAACCTGATGCGTCAGAAAATCGACGCGGAACAGCTCTCGATGAAGGCCGCTCTGGAGGGATTTGGCTGCGCGGACACGGAGGAGCTCGCCGTCCGGCTTGCCGGTGTGGAGCGCGCGCTTGGAGAGATGCGCTCGGCGCGTGAAGCGCTTGCGAAGGAGCTCTCTCTGCGGCGGGAGGCGCTTGAAAGAGCGGTACAGGCTGACCGGCTGTTTTCCGAGCAAAAAGAAAAACGGGCGGTGGTGGATACTTTTGAAAAGAACCGCCCTCTTTACGAGGAGGAAGCGCGCAAGCTTGCGCTTGCTTTGGCGGCGGCGCGGCTGATCCCGGCATGCGAGCGGCAAAATGCCTGCCGCGAGAAGGCTTGCCGGTGTGAAGCGGCGGCCGAAGAGGCGGCGCAGGAACTTGCACGGGCCCAGGCGGCGCGGGACGCCGCACAGGAAAGGCTGTCAAAGCTGGAAATTTCGCGGCCGCAAAACGAACAGGCAAAAGCGGAGCTTGCGAAACTCTCGGCGCTTCGGGAAAGTTATGAAAAGCTCGAAGGCGCAAAGGCGGCGGCAAAGCAGGCGCAGGAATTTTGGGAAGCGGCGGATGGCGCCGCGCGCGAACAGCAGGCGGCGCTGGAGGAAGCCACACGCCGGCGGGACGGTCTTGCGCAGGAACGCGCGCGGCTCTTTGAAGCGTTTACAGCAAAGCTTCCGGCCCTGAGGGAGACGCTCGCCGCGCGGGAACGCGCGCGGGAATTTTTGGAGCGGCGCGCCGCGCAGATGGAACAGCTTGCGCGGGATGAGGCGGAAAGCGCGGCCCTTCAGGCACAGAGGGACGCTTGCCAATGTGCGCTTGAGCAGGCAGAGGCGGAATATGCCGCCTGCAGCCGCCGCTATTTGGACGACGCGGCTGGCCGGCTTGCACAGTCGCTTGGGGAGGGCGCGCCCTGCCCGGTCTGCGGCAGCCCGCACCATCCGGCGCCGCACCGGTCAGCGGAAAACGGGCCTTCCCGGGCCGCGCTCGAAAAATTCGGGGAGCAGGTGCAGGCGGCGCGCCGGGCACTTGCGGATTGTGAGGCGCGCTTTGCTGGGACGGCCGCGCGCCTTTCCCAGCAAAGGGAAGCCCTCTTTGTGCTCGGCAGGGAGATGGAAAAGCTGCCGCCGTATGATCCAAAAGAACACGCCGCCGCGCGGCAGGAACTGGAAAATGCGCTGGAACAGGACGCAGAACGCGCGGCGCTTTCCCAAAAGCTGCAAATGGCGGAGGAAGCGCTCGCGAAACTGGCAGAGCGGTCGGAGCCGCTGCGGCAGGCATTGACGCAGGCCGTCCAGCAGAAAGAACGGACGGCGGCACAGTACCAGGCGCTTTTGTCCCAGCGGGACGCGGCGGCCGGGGATCTTCCCGGGCTGTGCGGCCGGATTGAGACGCTTTCGAAAAACATTGCGGAATTCGACCAATTTTATGAGCGGGCTGGACATGCGCATTCGCAGGCCGCACAGGAGCTGGCGCGCGCAGAGGAAGCCGCCCGGCATCTGCGCGCGCAGGCCGGCGAGACGCTGAAGGAACAGAAAGCGGAACAGGAACGCCTGCGGGAGATGCTCGAAAACGAGGGATTTTCCGACGTGCGGGAGGTCTATGAGGCGGCGATCCCGGAACCGCAGCGGCAGGCGCGCGAAACACATCTGCGGCGGGAGCGGATGCAGTGGGAAGCGGCGCAGGGCCGCCTGCGGGAGCTCGCGGGACAACTCGATGGACAGGAGCCCCCCGATCTCGCGGCAATGCGGCGAGATCTGAAATCGCGGGAAACGGAAAAGGAAACGCTTGATTTTAAATGGGGCGAACAGCAGCAGGAATGCGAGCGGATCGCTGGGACGCTTGCCGCGCTTGAAAAACGCGGCAAGGCGCTTGTCGAAAAGCGCGCGGTCTATGACCGGCTTTCCGGGTTTGGTAAGCTTCTGCGCGGGGACAGCGGGGTAAGCCTGCGGCGGTATGTGTTGGGCGTGATGCTTTCGTCGATCACCGCCGAGGCCAACCGGCTGCTCAAAAACGTGCACGGCGGCCGCTATCAGCTTTACCGAACGCTCGAAGGGAGCGGCCGCTCCCGCAAGGCCGGGCTCGACCTGGAGGTGCTTGATGCGCATGCGGGCAAGCGCCGTCCAGTGGCGGGGCTTTCCGGCGGGGAGAAATTTTTGGTTTCGCTGTCCCTTGCGCTGGGGCTGTCCGCTGTGGTACAATCCCAGTCGGGCGGTATCCGTATGGACGCGATGTTCATCGACGAGGGGTTCGGTTCGCTCGATCCGGGTTCGATCGCGGACGCGCTCGATGTGCTTGCCTCGGTGCGCGGATCGCGCAGGTTGGTGGGAATCATCTCCCACGTGGCGGCGCTGCGGGAGAATATCGACGCCTCGATCGAGGTGGTCAAGGAACGGGCGGGGAGCCGGCTGGTGCTGCACGCCTGA
- a CDS encoding CidA/LrgA family protein — protein sequence MKILTQLGIIFAVCLAGNVVSALLPFPFPASVAAMVILFLLLLTGAVKPVQLGESSDFLLKNMAILFIPSGVGILEQYAFVREHILKLAAICLITTLLTFVVTAFTVLGVIRLQKRGKAVETDG from the coding sequence ATGAAGATACTGACACAACTGGGAATCATTTTTGCGGTCTGCCTTGCGGGCAATGTGGTTTCGGCGCTGCTGCCGTTTCCGTTTCCCGCGAGCGTGGCCGCGATGGTGATTCTGTTTTTGCTGCTGCTCACCGGTGCGGTGAAACCCGTGCAGCTGGGGGAAAGCTCGGATTTTTTATTAAAAAATATGGCGATTCTGTTTATTCCATCCGGGGTGGGAATCCTCGAGCAATATGCGTTCGTGCGGGAACATATCCTGAAGCTTGCGGCAATCTGCCTTATCACGACGCTGCTCACCTTTGTGGTGACGGCATTCACCGTGCTGGGTGTGATCCGGCTGCAAAAACGGGGAAAGGCGGTGGAGACGGATGGCTGA
- a CDS encoding LrgB family protein, whose amino-acid sequence MAEILSSPLCGIALCIFTFKIGLWVNRRLKTPLANPLLIAISLVILLIGLTPLSYEQFSAGGSVISMLLPPATAVLASSIYREIEVLKRNFLPIMAGCLAGSLTSMASAYFLCKWFGLDETLTASMLPKSVTTPIAMELSVAGGGIAAVTVAAVIFTGIIGACLSPILIKLFKIENPVAAGVAIGTASHAIGTSKAIELGEVQGAMSGIAIGVAGLLTVTWSLVLPF is encoded by the coding sequence ATGGCTGAAATCCTTTCGAGCCCGCTTTGCGGCATCGCATTGTGCATCTTCACTTTTAAAATCGGGCTTTGGGTCAACCGCAGGCTGAAAACCCCGCTCGCCAATCCGCTGCTCATCGCAATCTCGCTGGTGATCCTGCTCATTGGCCTGACGCCGCTCTCCTACGAGCAGTTCAGCGCGGGCGGTTCGGTCATTTCGATGCTGCTGCCGCCCGCGACGGCGGTGCTCGCATCTTCGATCTACCGGGAGATCGAGGTGCTCAAACGCAACTTTTTGCCGATCATGGCCGGATGCCTGGCGGGGTCGCTCACCTCGATGGCCAGCGCTTATTTTCTCTGCAAATGGTTTGGGCTGGATGAAACGCTGACTGCTTCGATGCTTCCGAAATCGGTCACCACGCCGATTGCGATGGAACTTTCGGTTGCAGGCGGCGGGATCGCCGCCGTGACAGTGGCGGCGGTCATCTTCACCGGGATTATCGGGGCCTGCCTGTCCCCCATTTTGATCAAGCTGTTCAAAATAGAAAATCCGGTGGCGGCGGGCGTGGCGATCGGCACGGCCAGCCACGCGATCGGCACCTCCAAGGCGATCGAACTCGGGGAGGTTCAGGGCGCGATGAGCGGGATCGCCATCGGCGTGGCAGGGCTTCTCACGGTGACATGGTCGCTGGTGCTGCCCTTTTGA
- a CDS encoding L-lactate dehydrogenase, whose protein sequence is MAFQTRKVAIIGAGHVGSHCALSLITMGECDELVMIDTDKPKALAQATDLADAAAYLPHHIRVTSGDYTACRDADIVVVCTGPRPRSGQPRADMLAQAVGVMKQIVGPVVDSGFDGIFLVLSNPCDVLAHYLQKMSGFPAGRVLATGTALDSARLRRILSRSLMVDSKSIHAYVMGEHGESQMVPWSNISVGGKPLLELMAENPDSFGRIDLTAVAALTRRCGMTVLDGKGCTEFGVGITAAEIIKTIYHDERKILPVSVLLEGQYGQKDVYAGVPAIIGRDGVSGIVEIRMSDAERADFAASCQALRNAYEAAMAF, encoded by the coding sequence ATGGCGTTTCAGACTCGCAAGGTTGCAATCATCGGTGCCGGTCATGTGGGTTCGCATTGCGCGCTTTCGCTTATCACAATGGGCGAATGCGATGAGCTTGTCATGATCGATACGGACAAACCCAAAGCGCTCGCGCAAGCCACCGATCTGGCCGATGCCGCCGCCTATCTGCCGCACCACATCCGTGTGACGAGCGGGGATTATACAGCCTGCCGTGACGCGGATATTGTGGTGGTCTGCACGGGCCCGCGCCCCAGGTCCGGACAGCCCCGCGCGGATATGCTGGCGCAGGCGGTCGGCGTGATGAAGCAGATTGTCGGACCGGTCGTCGACTCCGGTTTTGATGGGATTTTCCTTGTGCTTTCCAATCCCTGTGACGTGCTGGCGCATTATCTGCAGAAGATGAGCGGCTTTCCTGCCGGTCGGGTGCTTGCAACGGGCACGGCGCTCGATTCGGCGCGACTGCGCAGGATTCTCTCCCGTTCGCTGATGGTCGACTCAAAATCGATCCACGCTTATGTCATGGGCGAGCACGGCGAAAGCCAGATGGTTCCCTGGTCGAACATCTCGGTGGGTGGAAAGCCGCTGCTCGAACTGATGGCGGAAAACCCGGACAGCTTTGGCCGCATCGACCTGACGGCGGTGGCGGCTCTGACCCGCCGCTGCGGGATGACTGTTCTGGACGGCAAGGGCTGTACCGAATTCGGGGTGGGGATCACAGCAGCTGAGATTATCAAGACCATTTACCATGACGAACGCAAGATCCTGCCGGTTTCGGTGCTGCTCGAAGGGCAATACGGCCAGAAGGACGTCTATGCGGGCGTTCCCGCGATCATTGGACGAGATGGGGTCAGCGGGATCGTTGAAATCAGGATGAGCGACGCCGAACGGGCCGATTTTGCGGCTTCCTGCCAGGCTCTGCGCAATGCTTATGAGGCAGCAATGGCGTTTTAA
- a CDS encoding YitT family protein: MKLSGIDWKMEIKRYLFMVVGCFSYALALDLFLVPNGIVAGGVTGAATLVNILTGLGVGLVSILLNLPILLLGLRSQGLAFILRCFLTTAVLGFFIDFLAFLPPPTDNPLMAALYGGVAQGIGIGLFCRYYVSSGGTELLARVMMPLFPGVSLANILAVLDGLVVVCGSFVLGDAENVLRALIVIFASAKVSDLIIAGLDYAKLCYIITDHPDEIAKTLLENSPRGVTKIGGEGMYTKTEKNILMTVIKKQQITQLRKIVLQIDPSAFIIVSEATEVLGEGFQKIAP, translated from the coding sequence ATGAAGCTTTCCGGGATCGACTGGAAGATGGAGATCAAGCGGTATCTTTTCATGGTGGTGGGGTGCTTTTCCTATGCGCTGGCGCTCGACCTGTTCCTTGTGCCAAATGGGATTGTGGCGGGCGGCGTGACCGGCGCGGCGACGCTGGTGAATATCCTGACCGGTTTGGGCGTTGGTCTGGTGAGTATCCTGCTCAATCTGCCGATTTTGCTTTTGGGGCTGCGTTCGCAGGGGCTCGCGTTTATCCTGCGGTGTTTTCTGACCACGGCGGTGCTTGGCTTTTTCATTGATTTCCTGGCCTTCCTGCCGCCGCCCACCGATAACCCACTGATGGCGGCGCTTTACGGCGGCGTGGCGCAGGGAATCGGGATCGGGCTTTTCTGCCGCTACTATGTCTCCAGCGGCGGCACCGAGCTGCTCGCACGGGTGATGATGCCGCTCTTCCCAGGCGTTTCACTTGCCAATATCCTGGCGGTGCTCGACGGGCTGGTGGTGGTCTGCGGCAGTTTTGTGCTCGGGGACGCGGAAAACGTCCTGCGCGCGCTGATTGTCATCTTCGCTTCGGCCAAGGTCAGCGACCTGATTATCGCGGGCCTCGACTATGCGAAACTTTGTTACATCATCACCGACCACCCGGATGAGATTGCAAAGACGCTGCTCGAGAATTCGCCGCGCGGCGTGACCAAAATTGGCGGCGAGGGGATGTACACCAAGACCGAAAAAAATATCCTGATGACCGTGATCAAAAAACAGCAGATCACCCAACTGCGCAAAATCGTGCTTCAGATCGACCCTTCGGCCTTTATCATCGTGAGCGAGGCGACCGAGGTACTCGGCGAGGGATTTCAGAAGATTGCGCCGTGA
- a CDS encoding PaaI family thioesterase, translated as MDWTAPEVFNTGFNRLLGIELVECRKGAATVRMRVTDACKNPAGIVHGGALFSLADTAGANAAVCCGTQVVTVESAIKYLRPAGDTQYLTAKAREVKRGRQISFYEVCIDADDGREIARVSLTYCLSGPHAQ; from the coding sequence ATGGACTGGACAGCACCGGAGGTTTTCAATACCGGCTTCAACCGGCTGCTCGGCATCGAGCTCGTGGAATGCAGAAAGGGTGCGGCCACAGTGCGTATGCGGGTGACGGACGCCTGCAAGAACCCGGCGGGGATTGTGCATGGCGGGGCGCTGTTCTCGCTGGCGGATACAGCGGGAGCAAATGCCGCGGTCTGCTGCGGCACCCAGGTGGTCACCGTGGAAAGTGCGATTAAATATCTGCGCCCGGCCGGGGATACCCAATATCTCACGGCAAAAGCCAGGGAAGTGAAGCGCGGCAGGCAGATCAGCTTCTATGAGGTGTGCATTGACGCTGACGATGGCCGTGAAATCGCGCGGGTCAGCCTGACCTATTGCCTGTCGGGCCCCCATGCCCAATAA